A genomic stretch from Cetobacterium ceti includes:
- a CDS encoding 5-methylcytosine restriction system specificity protein McrC encodes MNKNTIKIKNIYYMLMYYENISSLKRVFKKIDTINFETDLFNFLAEILINEVKYIIKKGVNKAYIKEYDSIKGIKGKVDINTSLKQQTFINGKAFCYFDSYIENTIENIILKKTLKKIYSIKKINLILKNKVKYLLFYFQNVSEDKIINKNLNKLKLNREILYYEVALNTCKLLNENILINENNGEIYFYDFSKDEYKMNLIFEGFIRNFYKIHLNEFSGKIVKRIDIKWNNLKGYDLNFLPKMQTDITIYLQNKIIIIDAKYYRETLNKNNKIHSSHLYQLTSYLDKYSPKLLPLQGILIYPEVKESLNLSYQYNLKNSLKIKTIDLNEEWLNIHKALIEIIKE; translated from the coding sequence ATGAATAAGAATACTATAAAAATTAAAAATATATATTATATGTTAATGTATTATGAAAATATTTCTAGTTTAAAGAGAGTTTTTAAAAAAATAGACACAATTAATTTTGAAACAGATTTATTTAATTTTTTAGCTGAAATCTTAATAAATGAAGTTAAATATATTATAAAAAAAGGTGTTAATAAAGCTTATATTAAGGAATATGATAGTATAAAAGGAATAAAAGGTAAAGTTGATATTAATACTTCTTTAAAGCAACAAACTTTCATTAATGGCAAGGCTTTTTGCTACTTTGATTCTTATATTGAAAATACAATAGAGAATATTATTTTAAAAAAAACTTTAAAAAAAATTTATTCTATAAAAAAAATAAACTTAATTTTAAAAAATAAAGTGAAATATTTATTATTTTATTTTCAAAATGTTTCAGAAGATAAAATAATAAATAAAAATCTAAATAAATTAAAATTAAATAGAGAAATTTTGTATTATGAAGTAGCTTTAAATACATGTAAACTTTTAAATGAAAATATTCTTATCAATGAAAATAATGGAGAGATATATTTTTATGATTTTTCAAAAGATGAATATAAAATGAATTTAATTTTTGAAGGTTTTATTAGAAATTTCTATAAAATTCATTTAAATGAATTTTCTGGAAAAATAGTTAAAAGAATAGATATTAAGTGGAATAATTTAAAAGGGTATGATTTAAATTTTTTACCTAAAATGCAAACCGATATAACAATTTATTTACAAAATAAAATTATTATCATTGATGCTAAATATTATAGAGAAACTCTCAATAAAAATAATAAAATCCATTCAAGTCATTTATATCAATTAACATCTTACTTAGATAAGTATTCTCCTAAATTACTCCCTCTTCAAGGAATTTTAATTTATCCTGAGGTTAAGGAATCTCTAAATTTAAGCTATCAATATAATTTAAAAAATTCTTTAAAAATAAAAACTATTGATTTAAATGAGGAATGGCTAAATATTCATAAAGCTTTAATTGAAAT